One Geotrypetes seraphini chromosome 15, aGeoSer1.1, whole genome shotgun sequence genomic window carries:
- the AGTRAP gene encoding type-1 angiotensin II receptor-associated protein isoform X2, with protein MELPAVSLKAIVLIHWVLTIWACMYTWLPLAYTWGNFTVLAMGVWAMAQRDSIDAISTFLIGLLFSILSDILVFSLYYKPPITTAEEYYWRDLFRFSVGMAILSLLIKPLSCFFIYHMYCERGGQFIISLGFTTGNRDHSATGFATGNRDHSASAYQSIDHQSVPTEQVNKTAPGLY; from the exons ATGGAGCTCCCTGCCGTGAGTCTGAAG GCAATTGTCCTGATACACTGGGTGCTGACTATCTG GGCATGTATGTATACCTGGTTGCCCCTTGCCTATACCTGGGGTAATTTCACTGTGTTGGCAATGGGAGTTTGGGCAATGGCACAGAGAGACTCCATCGATGCCATTTCAACT TTTCTGATTGGGCTGCTGTTCTCCATTCTCTCCGATATCCTTGTTTTTTCACTGTATTATAAACCTCCAATTACGACAGCAGAAGAATATTATTGGAGGGATTTATTTCGCTTCAGTGTTGGCATGGCTATCCTTAGTCTGCTCATCAAACCTCTGTCCTGCTTTTTCATATATCATATGTATTGTGAGCGAGGTGGTCAGTTCATCATTAGCCTAG GTTTCACTACTGGGAATCGGGATCATAGTGCAA CAGGTTTCGCTACTGGGAATCGGGATCATAGTGCAAGTGCGTACCAATCTATTGATCATCAGAGCGTACCAACAGAACAGGTCAATAAGACAGCTCCTGGTCTTTATTGA
- the AGTRAP gene encoding type-1 angiotensin II receptor-associated protein isoform X4 gives MELPAVSLKAIVLIHWVLTIWACMYTWLPLAYTWGNFTVLAMGVWAMAQRDSIDAISTFLIGLLFSILSDILVFSLYYKPPITTAEEYYWRDLFRFSVGMAILSLLIKPLSCFFIYHMYCERGGQFIISLGFTTGNRDHSASFATGNRDHSASAYQSIDHQSVPTEQVNKTAPGLY, from the exons ATGGAGCTCCCTGCCGTGAGTCTGAAG GCAATTGTCCTGATACACTGGGTGCTGACTATCTG GGCATGTATGTATACCTGGTTGCCCCTTGCCTATACCTGGGGTAATTTCACTGTGTTGGCAATGGGAGTTTGGGCAATGGCACAGAGAGACTCCATCGATGCCATTTCAACT TTTCTGATTGGGCTGCTGTTCTCCATTCTCTCCGATATCCTTGTTTTTTCACTGTATTATAAACCTCCAATTACGACAGCAGAAGAATATTATTGGAGGGATTTATTTCGCTTCAGTGTTGGCATGGCTATCCTTAGTCTGCTCATCAAACCTCTGTCCTGCTTTTTCATATATCATATGTATTGTGAGCGAGGTGGTCAGTTCATCATTAGCCTAG GTTTCACTACTGGGAATCGGGATCATAGTGCAA GTTTCGCTACTGGGAATCGGGATCATAGTGCAAGTGCGTACCAATCTATTGATCATCAGAGCGTACCAACAGAACAGGTCAATAAGACAGCTCCTGGTCTTTATTGA
- the AGTRAP gene encoding type-1 angiotensin II receptor-associated protein isoform X3, with translation MELPAVSLKAIVLIHWVLTIWACMYTWLPLAYTWGNFTVLAMGVWAMAQRDSIDAISTFLIGLLFSILSDILVFSLYYKPPITTAEEYYWRDLFRFSVGMAILSLLIKPLSCFFIYHMYCERGGQFIISLAGFTTGNRDHSASFATGNRDHSASAYQSIDHQSVPTEQVNKTAPGLY, from the exons ATGGAGCTCCCTGCCGTGAGTCTGAAG GCAATTGTCCTGATACACTGGGTGCTGACTATCTG GGCATGTATGTATACCTGGTTGCCCCTTGCCTATACCTGGGGTAATTTCACTGTGTTGGCAATGGGAGTTTGGGCAATGGCACAGAGAGACTCCATCGATGCCATTTCAACT TTTCTGATTGGGCTGCTGTTCTCCATTCTCTCCGATATCCTTGTTTTTTCACTGTATTATAAACCTCCAATTACGACAGCAGAAGAATATTATTGGAGGGATTTATTTCGCTTCAGTGTTGGCATGGCTATCCTTAGTCTGCTCATCAAACCTCTGTCCTGCTTTTTCATATATCATATGTATTGTGAGCGAGGTGGTCAGTTCATCATTAGCCTAG CAGGTTTCACTACTGGGAATCGGGATCATAGTGCAA GTTTCGCTACTGGGAATCGGGATCATAGTGCAAGTGCGTACCAATCTATTGATCATCAGAGCGTACCAACAGAACAGGTCAATAAGACAGCTCCTGGTCTTTATTGA
- the AGTRAP gene encoding type-1 angiotensin II receptor-associated protein isoform X1 yields MELPAVSLKAIVLIHWVLTIWACMYTWLPLAYTWGNFTVLAMGVWAMAQRDSIDAISTFLIGLLFSILSDILVFSLYYKPPITTAEEYYWRDLFRFSVGMAILSLLIKPLSCFFIYHMYCERGGQFIISLAGFTTGNRDHSATGFATGNRDHSASAYQSIDHQSVPTEQVNKTAPGLY; encoded by the exons ATGGAGCTCCCTGCCGTGAGTCTGAAG GCAATTGTCCTGATACACTGGGTGCTGACTATCTG GGCATGTATGTATACCTGGTTGCCCCTTGCCTATACCTGGGGTAATTTCACTGTGTTGGCAATGGGAGTTTGGGCAATGGCACAGAGAGACTCCATCGATGCCATTTCAACT TTTCTGATTGGGCTGCTGTTCTCCATTCTCTCCGATATCCTTGTTTTTTCACTGTATTATAAACCTCCAATTACGACAGCAGAAGAATATTATTGGAGGGATTTATTTCGCTTCAGTGTTGGCATGGCTATCCTTAGTCTGCTCATCAAACCTCTGTCCTGCTTTTTCATATATCATATGTATTGTGAGCGAGGTGGTCAGTTCATCATTAGCCTAG CAGGTTTCACTACTGGGAATCGGGATCATAGTGCAA CAGGTTTCGCTACTGGGAATCGGGATCATAGTGCAAGTGCGTACCAATCTATTGATCATCAGAGCGTACCAACAGAACAGGTCAATAAGACAGCTCCTGGTCTTTATTGA